A single region of the Aeromicrobium chenweiae genome encodes:
- a CDS encoding LCP family protein encodes MSDVRSSVLGGSYAHPADASARIQFRRALTLAAMTLVMPGSAQLVMGNKRVGRICVRVWLAFLAVGAVVLFLALFSRQTLLSLTLDSSAPLTIGRWILVAGAVAWVALMVDAWRLGRPLEMRRNHRLWMTGLNSVLCFVTAGVMFFAAHLVSTANASIGTVFASGTVSKPEAGRYNVLLLGGDSGPDRSGVRPDSLTVASIDKDTGRTVLIGLPRNLEDVPFPAGSVMDKQFPDGFSGEGNYLNAVNTWANDHADLFGTKDPGLDATMGAVEEITGLKLNYYAMVNMHGFSKLIDAVGGVRMNVRERTAIGGIGSPIRGYIEPGEQKLTGDQALWYSRSRVLNSDFSRMGRQKCVMNAMLQQLSPKKVLFNVEKIAKSSKSMLTTSIPRQDLDVFADLALKAKTQKVSTVSLVPPVIYTGNPDYPKVRRLIDKAIAKAEGRATAEAGISTAKLTLPKAGAKKKDPTKANQSSDLGAAC; translated from the coding sequence ATGTCTGACGTTCGCTCGAGTGTGCTGGGTGGGTCGTACGCCCATCCGGCAGACGCCTCGGCCCGCATCCAGTTCCGCCGCGCACTGACTCTCGCGGCCATGACTCTCGTCATGCCCGGATCCGCCCAGCTCGTGATGGGCAACAAGCGCGTCGGGCGCATCTGCGTGCGCGTGTGGCTGGCGTTCCTCGCTGTCGGCGCGGTCGTGCTGTTCCTCGCCCTGTTCTCACGGCAGACCCTGCTGTCGCTCACGCTCGACTCGTCCGCCCCGCTGACGATCGGCCGCTGGATCCTCGTGGCCGGAGCGGTCGCCTGGGTCGCCCTGATGGTCGACGCGTGGCGTCTCGGGCGCCCCCTGGAGATGAGGCGCAACCATCGCCTCTGGATGACCGGCCTGAACAGTGTCCTGTGCTTCGTCACCGCCGGCGTGATGTTCTTCGCCGCCCACCTCGTCAGCACCGCCAACGCCTCGATCGGCACGGTATTCGCGTCCGGCACGGTCTCCAAGCCGGAGGCCGGCCGCTACAACGTGCTCCTGCTGGGCGGCGACTCCGGACCGGACCGCAGCGGCGTCCGCCCCGACTCGCTGACCGTCGCCTCGATCGACAAGGACACTGGTCGCACAGTGCTGATCGGCCTGCCCCGCAACCTCGAGGACGTGCCGTTCCCGGCCGGATCGGTCATGGACAAGCAGTTCCCCGACGGCTTCAGCGGTGAGGGCAACTACCTCAACGCGGTCAACACCTGGGCCAACGACCACGCGGACCTGTTCGGCACCAAGGATCCCGGGCTCGACGCCACGATGGGGGCGGTCGAGGAGATCACCGGCCTGAAGCTCAACTACTACGCGATGGTCAACATGCACGGCTTCTCCAAGCTGATCGACGCGGTCGGCGGCGTACGGATGAACGTGCGCGAGCGCACCGCGATCGGCGGGATCGGCTCCCCGATCCGCGGATACATCGAGCCCGGCGAGCAGAAGCTGACCGGCGACCAGGCGTTGTGGTACTCGCGCAGCCGCGTGCTGAACAGCGACTTCTCCCGCATGGGTCGCCAGAAGTGCGTCATGAACGCGATGCTGCAGCAGCTCAGCCCCAAGAAGGTGCTGTTCAACGTCGAGAAGATCGCCAAGTCGAGCAAGTCGATGCTCACCACCAGCATCCCGCGCCAGGACCTCGACGTGTTCGCCGACCTCGCGCTCAAGGCCAAGACGCAGAAGGTCTCCACGGTCTCCTTGGTGCCGCCGGTCATCTACACCGGCAACCCCGACTACCCGAAGGTCCGCCGCCTGATCGACAAGGCGATCGCGAAGGCTGAGGGACGCGCCACGGCCGAGGCCGGCATCTCCACCGCGAAGCTGACGCTGCCGAAGGCGGGCGCCAAGAAGAAGGACCCGACCAAGGCCAACCAGAGCAGCGATCTCGGCGCCGCCTGCTGA
- a CDS encoding TetR/AcrR family transcriptional regulator: MQEKSSFERARSPQAKRMREQAILDAAVRLSTERGVRAVTLTDIAADVGLHKSAMLRYFETREEIFLRLAAAGWQAWSAAVRAELDDLGEDAPLPERAHRVAAILAGSLASRPLFCDLLAHTPLNLERNVSLATVRAFKVSALAEANAIATSLRRALPLDDAEARDVVATATGMAGALWQMAAPGTQLRNLYETDPQLSHAVVEVGPRLTAILARLLSGSLMS, from the coding sequence ATGCAGGAGAAGTCATCATTCGAACGGGCGCGCAGTCCGCAGGCGAAGAGGATGCGCGAGCAGGCGATCCTGGATGCCGCGGTCCGGCTGTCCACCGAGCGCGGCGTCCGTGCCGTGACACTGACCGATATCGCCGCCGACGTCGGTCTGCACAAGTCCGCGATGCTGCGCTACTTCGAGACCCGCGAGGAGATCTTCTTGAGACTGGCGGCCGCGGGCTGGCAGGCCTGGTCCGCGGCGGTGCGGGCCGAGCTGGACGACCTCGGCGAGGACGCCCCCCTGCCCGAACGCGCCCATCGAGTCGCGGCGATACTCGCCGGCTCGCTGGCGAGCCGACCGCTGTTCTGCGACCTGCTCGCCCACACGCCGCTCAACCTCGAACGCAATGTCTCACTGGCCACGGTGCGAGCGTTCAAGGTCAGCGCCCTCGCCGAGGCCAATGCCATCGCGACCTCCCTGCGCCGCGCGTTGCCTCTCGACGACGCCGAAGCCCGGGACGTGGTCGCGACCGCCACAGGAATGGCCGGGGCACTGTGGCAGATGGCAGCCCCGGGAACACAGCTACGCAATCTGTACGAGACCGACCCGCAGCTCAGCCACGCAGTCGTCGAGGTCGGACCCCGCCTGACGGCCATCCTCGCCAGGCTGCTCTCCGGCAGCCTCATGAGCTGA
- a CDS encoding SDR family NAD(P)-dependent oxidoreductase, with translation MTLTTWFITGASRGFGRSLASAALEAGDQVVASARRPEQLADLVERYGDRAMTVALDVTDRAQADAALTAAKERFGRVDVVVNNAGYANLAPVESTAEEDFRRQFETNFWGVYNVSTAALPLLKEQGGGLVVQFSSVGGRVGGTPGLGSYQAAKFAVDGFTRVLAAEAAPFGIRYLVVEPGGFATDWAGSSMDVPRIPEEYEETVGRLADRLRSAPAAGDPARAGEILVRIAHSDQVPTHLLLGSGAVTMAVDHSAAQIAEATAWHGVSASADFGAAYPVDLPAGR, from the coding sequence ATGACACTCACAACATGGTTCATCACGGGCGCGTCTCGTGGATTCGGCCGCTCGCTCGCCAGCGCAGCACTGGAGGCGGGGGACCAGGTCGTCGCCAGCGCCCGTCGTCCCGAGCAGCTCGCCGACCTCGTCGAACGGTACGGCGACCGGGCAATGACGGTCGCGCTCGACGTCACCGACCGGGCCCAGGCGGATGCGGCGCTGACGGCGGCGAAGGAGAGGTTCGGCCGGGTGGACGTGGTCGTCAACAACGCCGGTTACGCCAACCTCGCCCCCGTCGAGTCCACAGCCGAGGAGGACTTCCGGCGACAGTTCGAGACGAACTTCTGGGGGGTCTACAACGTCTCGACCGCCGCGCTCCCGCTCCTCAAGGAGCAAGGTGGCGGTCTCGTCGTTCAGTTCTCCTCCGTGGGAGGCCGTGTCGGGGGCACACCCGGGCTCGGGTCCTACCAGGCCGCCAAGTTCGCCGTGGACGGCTTCACCCGGGTGCTCGCTGCCGAGGCCGCTCCGTTCGGCATCCGCTACCTCGTCGTCGAACCGGGCGGGTTCGCGACCGACTGGGCGGGGAGCTCGATGGACGTCCCGCGGATCCCCGAGGAATATGAGGAGACGGTCGGACGCCTCGCCGATCGCCTGCGCAGCGCTCCTGCAGCCGGGGACCCCGCCCGCGCTGGGGAGATACTGGTGCGGATCGCCCACAGCGATCAGGTCCCCACCCACCTGCTCCTGGGTTCCGGGGCAGTGACGATGGCCGTCGACCACTCCGCCGCTCAGATCGCCGAGGCGACTGCTTGGCACGGCGTCTCGGCATCGGCCGACTTCGGAGCCGCCTACCCGGTCGACCTGCCTGCCGGACGATGA
- a CDS encoding ABC transporter ATP-binding protein, with protein sequence MSTEPTPMTSPSPDARRPVVIVDDVHVEYKVFATGKRPTAADRRSLNLRGRGKQMRTVHALKGVSFTAYENDSIGVIGTNGSGKSTLMRAIVGLTSTSRGAIYAQSRPSLLGVGAALMKDLSGDRNIILGGLAMGFTMEEIEENYDDIVSFAGLEKFIDLPMRAYSSGMTARLKFAIASVKTHEILIVDEALAVGDRTFRQRSEARIREIRDNAGTVFLVSHSMKSIKDTCSRVIWLDQGTLVMDGDPDEVIAAYNKAQDK encoded by the coding sequence GTGTCGACTGAGCCCACCCCCATGACGTCCCCCTCCCCCGACGCGCGTCGGCCGGTCGTCATCGTCGACGACGTCCACGTCGAGTACAAGGTCTTCGCGACCGGCAAGCGTCCGACGGCGGCCGATCGCCGCTCGCTGAACCTGCGTGGGCGTGGCAAGCAGATGCGGACCGTGCACGCGCTGAAGGGCGTGTCGTTCACCGCGTACGAGAACGACAGCATCGGCGTCATCGGCACGAACGGCTCCGGCAAGTCCACGCTGATGCGGGCCATCGTCGGCCTCACCAGCACGAGCCGCGGCGCGATCTACGCGCAGTCGCGCCCGAGCCTCCTCGGCGTCGGCGCGGCGCTGATGAAGGACCTGTCGGGCGACCGGAACATCATCCTCGGCGGGCTGGCCATGGGCTTCACGATGGAGGAGATCGAGGAGAACTACGACGACATCGTGTCGTTCGCGGGCCTCGAGAAGTTCATCGACCTGCCCATGCGCGCCTACTCCTCGGGCATGACCGCCCGCCTGAAGTTCGCGATCGCCAGCGTCAAGACCCACGAGATCCTCATCGTGGACGAGGCCCTCGCGGTCGGCGACCGGACGTTCCGCCAGCGCAGCGAGGCGCGCATCCGCGAGATCCGCGACAACGCCGGAACGGTGTTCCTCGTCAGCCACTCGATGAAGTCCATCAAGGACACCTGCAGCCGGGTCATCTGGCTCGACCAGGGCACGCTCGTCATGGACGGCGACCCGGACGAGGTCATCGCGGCCTACAACAAGGCCCAGGACAAGTAA
- a CDS encoding LCP family protein: MSDDRPQGNYGWLYGDDDEPTRAAPRAEGPPPPPRGDLPPPNLPPPGRRNAGATPPEQPRKKRLTWRRIVLLLVVAWIVFLVAVPFWAWGKIAKVDASPASGRPDDQPGTTYLLVGSDSRRGLTKEEQKKLSTGGDGGGRGRTDTIMLLHTGSGPSVLLSIPRDSLVDIPGYGRNKINAAYAYGGPKLLVRTIEGNTGIKVDDYVEVGFGGLVKVVDSLGGIEICPKQRLKDKDSGLDVKKGCQTADGATALAYSRNRHSYATQDIQRVQSQREVLGSIASEAKSPWTILNPFRYVSVAKGASGSLTIGDDVGPIALGKFALALSAAMGGKGLNCTVPLQDFAVNWDATRAPQMFDYIKQDKTDSIGSLCTKDGLPKR; encoded by the coding sequence ATGTCTGACGACCGCCCCCAGGGCAACTACGGGTGGCTGTACGGGGATGATGACGAGCCGACCCGGGCCGCGCCACGGGCCGAAGGTCCTCCCCCTCCCCCGCGTGGTGACCTCCCGCCGCCGAACCTGCCGCCCCCGGGCCGACGGAACGCGGGCGCCACCCCGCCCGAGCAGCCGCGCAAGAAGCGCCTGACCTGGCGCCGGATCGTGCTGCTGCTCGTGGTCGCGTGGATCGTGTTCCTGGTCGCCGTCCCGTTCTGGGCGTGGGGCAAGATCGCCAAGGTCGACGCGTCGCCGGCCAGCGGACGTCCCGACGACCAGCCCGGCACGACGTACCTCCTGGTGGGCTCGGACAGCCGCCGCGGCCTGACCAAGGAGGAGCAGAAGAAGCTCTCCACCGGCGGCGACGGCGGCGGACGCGGGCGCACCGACACGATCATGCTGCTGCACACCGGCAGCGGGCCCAGCGTCCTGCTGTCGATCCCGCGCGACTCCCTCGTGGACATCCCCGGCTACGGCCGCAACAAGATCAACGCCGCGTACGCCTACGGCGGCCCCAAGCTGCTGGTCCGCACAATCGAGGGCAACACGGGCATCAAGGTCGACGACTACGTCGAGGTCGGCTTCGGCGGACTGGTCAAGGTCGTGGACTCCCTCGGCGGCATCGAGATCTGCCCCAAGCAGAGGTTGAAGGACAAGGACTCGGGCCTGGACGTCAAGAAGGGCTGCCAGACCGCCGACGGGGCGACCGCGCTCGCGTACTCCCGCAACCGCCACTCCTACGCGACCCAGGACATCCAGCGCGTGCAGAGCCAGCGCGAGGTGCTCGGCTCGATCGCGTCCGAGGCCAAGTCGCCGTGGACCATCCTCAACCCGTTCCGCTACGTCAGCGTCGCGAAGGGCGCCTCGGGATCGCTCACCATCGGCGACGACGTCGGGCCGATCGCCCTGGGCAAGTTCGCCCTGGCACTGTCCGCCGCGATGGGCGGCAAGGGCCTCAACTGCACGGTGCCGCTGCAGGACTTCGCGGTCAACTGGGACGCGACCCGCGCACCCCAGATGTTCGACTACATCAAGCAGGACAAGACCGACAGCATCGGCTCGTTGTGCACCAAGGACGGGCTGCCGAAACGCTAG
- the dapD gene encoding 2,3,4,5-tetrahydropyridine-2,6-dicarboxylate N-succinyltransferase: MTSADLAGAHAYGIATLTDDGTVLDVWYPEPRLGPAPDGESEPVELSAMSGDDEVRGVHQAVVLVEIDDLQAAPTDAYDVWLRLHLLSHRLVKPHGLSLDGQFGLLANVVWTSIGPCAVSGFETTRARARAAGLHVQVTSVDKFPRMTDYVVPTGVRIGDADRVRLGAHLAEGTTVMHEGFVNFNAGTLGTAMVEGRISAGVTVGDGSDIGGGASIMGTLSGGGKEVITVGRNSLIGANAGIGISLGDDCVVAAGTYVTAGSKVRMSDGKVVKAAELSGQDGILFLTNSETGAIEARPRGARTGIELNADLHAN; encoded by the coding sequence ATGACTTCTGCGGACCTCGCCGGCGCCCACGCCTACGGCATCGCGACCCTGACGGACGACGGCACGGTGCTCGACGTCTGGTACCCCGAGCCCCGTCTCGGCCCGGCGCCGGACGGCGAGTCGGAGCCGGTCGAGCTGAGCGCCATGTCGGGCGACGACGAGGTGCGCGGCGTCCACCAGGCCGTGGTCCTCGTCGAGATCGACGACCTGCAGGCCGCTCCCACCGACGCGTACGACGTGTGGCTCCGCCTGCACCTGCTGTCGCACCGGCTCGTCAAGCCGCACGGGCTCAGCCTCGACGGCCAGTTCGGCCTGCTCGCGAACGTCGTCTGGACCTCGATCGGCCCGTGTGCCGTGAGCGGCTTCGAGACCACCCGCGCCCGCGCCCGCGCGGCGGGCCTGCACGTCCAGGTCACCAGCGTCGACAAGTTCCCCCGCATGACCGACTACGTCGTCCCGACGGGCGTCCGCATCGGCGACGCCGACCGCGTACGCCTCGGCGCCCACCTCGCCGAGGGGACGACCGTCATGCACGAGGGCTTCGTGAACTTCAACGCCGGCACGCTCGGCACCGCGATGGTCGAGGGCCGCATCTCGGCGGGCGTCACCGTGGGCGACGGCTCCGACATCGGCGGCGGGGCATCGATCATGGGCACCCTGTCCGGTGGCGGCAAGGAGGTCATCACCGTCGGCCGGAACAGCCTGATCGGCGCGAACGCCGGCATCGGCATCTCGCTGGGTGACGACTGCGTCGTGGCCGCTGGGACGTACGTGACCGCCGGTTCGAAGGTGCGCATGTCCGACGGCAAGGTCGTCAAGGCGGCCGAGCTGTCCGGCCAGGACGGCATCCTGTTCCTCACGAACAGCGAGACGGGCGCGATCGAGGCGCGTCCCCGTGGCGCTCGCACCGGCATCGAGCTCAACGCCGACCTGCACGCCAACTAG
- the dapC gene encoding succinyldiaminopimelate transaminase, with amino-acid sequence MPSVSERFPEFPWDTLAGAKARAAAHPDGIVDLSIGTPVDPTPAVAREALVDAADAPGYPTVFGPESLRQAAVDWIERRFGVTGLSPAQVLPTIGSKELIANLPVQLGLGAGDLIVIPELAYPTYEVGARFAGCEVLAADSTVAIGPRRPALIYLNSPANPHGRILGPDHLRKVVEFARERGALLVSDECYLEFAWDGSPMSVLHPDICGGSFDGLLAVHSLSKRSNLAGYRDAFVVGDQAVVSELLAVRKHLGFMLPTPVQAAMTAALADDTHVEEQRVVYAARRTALRAALESAGFTIEHSDGALYLWATRGEPCRDTIDWLSERGILAAPGEFYGAAGANHVRVAFTATDERIAAAVTRLTA; translated from the coding sequence ATGCCCTCCGTCTCGGAGCGGTTCCCCGAGTTCCCGTGGGACACCCTCGCCGGTGCGAAGGCTCGCGCTGCCGCACACCCTGACGGCATCGTCGACCTGTCGATCGGTACGCCTGTCGACCCCACGCCCGCGGTCGCCCGCGAGGCGCTGGTCGACGCGGCGGACGCCCCCGGGTACCCGACGGTGTTCGGTCCCGAGTCGCTGCGCCAGGCCGCGGTCGACTGGATCGAGCGACGCTTCGGCGTCACCGGCCTGAGCCCGGCGCAGGTGCTGCCGACGATCGGCTCCAAGGAGCTCATCGCCAACCTGCCGGTCCAGCTCGGTCTCGGCGCTGGCGATCTCATCGTCATCCCCGAGCTCGCCTACCCGACGTACGAGGTGGGGGCGCGCTTCGCCGGTTGCGAGGTGCTGGCTGCCGACTCCACCGTCGCGATCGGCCCCCGCCGGCCGGCGCTGATCTACCTGAACTCCCCGGCGAATCCGCACGGGCGGATCCTGGGCCCCGATCACCTCCGCAAGGTCGTGGAGTTCGCCCGCGAGCGTGGTGCCCTGCTGGTGTCCGACGAGTGCTACCTGGAGTTCGCGTGGGACGGGAGCCCGATGTCGGTGCTGCACCCCGACATCTGCGGCGGCTCGTTCGACGGCCTGCTGGCCGTCCACTCGCTGTCGAAGCGATCGAACCTGGCCGGCTACCGGGACGCGTTCGTGGTCGGTGACCAGGCCGTCGTGTCCGAGCTGCTGGCGGTCCGCAAGCACCTGGGCTTCATGCTGCCCACGCCGGTGCAGGCCGCGATGACCGCGGCCCTGGCCGACGACACGCACGTCGAGGAGCAGCGGGTCGTGTACGCCGCGCGGCGGACCGCCCTGCGGGCGGCACTGGAGTCGGCCGGTTTCACGATCGAGCACTCCGACGGCGCGCTGTACCTCTGGGCCACCCGTGGTGAGCCGTGCCGCGACACGATCGACTGGCTGTCCGAGCGAGGCATCCTCGCCGCGCCGGGAGAGTTCTATGGTGCCGCCGGAGCGAACCACGTACGCGTGGCGTTCACGGCGACCGACGAACGCATCGCCGCCGCGGTCACTCGCCTCACCGCCTGA
- the fdxA gene encoding ferredoxin has protein sequence MTYVIAQPCVDIKDRACVDECPVDCIYEGKRMLYIHPDECVDCGACEPVCPVEAIFYEDDTPPEWKDYYTANVDFFDDLGSPGGAAKMGVIDKDHSMIAALPPQNQE, from the coding sequence GTGACGTACGTGATCGCCCAGCCGTGTGTGGACATCAAGGACCGCGCGTGTGTGGACGAGTGTCCTGTGGACTGCATCTACGAGGGCAAGCGCATGCTCTACATCCACCCGGACGAGTGCGTGGACTGTGGCGCGTGCGAGCCGGTCTGCCCCGTCGAGGCGATCTTCTACGAGGACGACACGCCGCCGGAGTGGAAGGACTACTACACCGCGAACGTCGACTTCTTCGACGACCTGGGCTCCCCGGGTGGTGCAGCGAAGATGGGCGTGATCGACAAGGATCACTCCATGATCGCCGCGCTGCCTCCGCAGAACCAGGAGTAG
- a CDS encoding GNAT family N-acetyltransferase has translation MTLDAALIGRRIVVRHETGGVGLTGGPEMNDVIGHVTAVDGTSVTLELRDGRAADVALSTIVTWKTVPERPLRRRRAASVDAEELTRITSRGWPAIESVPLGDWELRASGNFTGRANSVAVTGSPRVPFDEALDRVQEFYAARSMPAQAQVVVGSSHERTFVDAGWIRKAGYFGGAVVQVADLEPAYEADPEARVTGRADDEWLAHYGRVDDPAHARAVMEGPAQVGFVSIGSPVVAIGRVVVTGQWAGLAAVEVVPAARRRGLARRVVETSLAWAVEHGADKAYLQTMRSNTAAIALYAPYGFVDHHDYVYLEPAG, from the coding sequence ATGACTCTAGACGCTGCGCTGATCGGACGACGCATCGTCGTGCGTCATGAGACTGGAGGCGTCGGTCTCACCGGTGGTCCGGAGATGAACGACGTCATCGGTCACGTGACCGCGGTCGACGGCACGTCGGTCACGCTCGAGCTGCGCGACGGGCGCGCGGCGGACGTCGCGCTGTCGACGATCGTCACCTGGAAGACGGTGCCGGAGCGCCCGCTGCGACGGCGCCGCGCCGCCTCCGTCGACGCCGAGGAGCTCACCCGGATCACCTCCCGCGGCTGGCCCGCGATCGAGTCGGTGCCGCTCGGCGACTGGGAGCTGCGGGCGTCGGGCAACTTCACCGGACGGGCGAACTCCGTCGCGGTGACCGGCTCCCCGAGGGTCCCGTTCGACGAGGCTCTCGACCGGGTGCAGGAGTTCTACGCCGCGCGCTCGATGCCCGCGCAGGCCCAGGTCGTCGTCGGCTCGTCCCACGAACGGACGTTCGTCGACGCCGGCTGGATCCGGAAGGCGGGCTACTTCGGCGGGGCCGTCGTGCAGGTCGCAGATCTCGAGCCGGCGTACGAGGCCGATCCCGAGGCGCGGGTGACGGGCCGGGCCGACGACGAGTGGCTCGCGCACTACGGGCGCGTCGACGACCCCGCTCACGCCCGAGCCGTGATGGAGGGCCCTGCCCAGGTCGGTTTCGTGTCGATCGGCAGCCCGGTGGTCGCGATCGGCCGGGTCGTGGTCACCGGCCAGTGGGCCGGACTGGCAGCGGTCGAGGTGGTCCCGGCGGCGCGTCGCCGGGGGCTGGCCCGCCGCGTCGTCGAGACGTCGCTCGCGTGGGCCGTCGAGCACGGCGCCGACAAGGCGTACCTGCAGACCATGCGCAGCAACACCGCGGCCATCGCGCTCTACGCGCCGTACGGCTTCGTCGACCACCACGACTACGTCTACCTCGAGCCCGCTGGCTGA
- a CDS encoding ABC transporter permease codes for MTTAEDAARAGLIKVGGRPPLMTYVAEVWRRRQFVYSMARFKIESENQQNSLGMFWVVLKPLLNALVYGAVFGFLIGDEGRPEHFVEFLIIGVFVFEFFAQSWTSGGKAITSNAALLQSLAFPRMALPLAAVTQRFLQFLPTVAIMMVFLVISGGLGSVEVQWLLIVPLFALYFLFNCGLALVTARLSVHWRDLNNFLPFLTRFFFYTTGIFFSIEKRFAEHPTLVKITDAQPVHEFLSIARGILLQGPDYHVDNRYWLFATAWSLGLFAFGVWFFWRAEERYGRVD; via the coding sequence ATGACAACCGCCGAGGACGCGGCGCGCGCAGGCCTGATCAAGGTCGGCGGACGCCCTCCGCTCATGACCTACGTCGCCGAGGTGTGGCGGCGCCGGCAGTTCGTCTACTCGATGGCCCGGTTCAAGATCGAGTCCGAGAACCAGCAGAACTCCCTCGGGATGTTCTGGGTCGTCCTCAAGCCGCTGCTGAACGCCCTGGTCTACGGGGCCGTCTTCGGCTTCCTGATCGGCGACGAGGGACGCCCTGAGCACTTCGTCGAGTTCCTCATCATCGGCGTCTTCGTCTTCGAGTTCTTCGCCCAGTCGTGGACGAGCGGCGGCAAGGCGATCACCAGCAACGCCGCCCTGCTGCAGAGCCTGGCGTTCCCCCGCATGGCGCTGCCGCTCGCCGCGGTGACGCAGCGATTCCTGCAGTTCCTGCCCACCGTCGCGATCATGATGGTGTTCCTGGTGATCAGCGGCGGGCTGGGTTCCGTCGAGGTGCAGTGGCTCCTGATCGTCCCGCTCTTCGCGCTGTACTTCCTGTTCAACTGCGGGCTGGCCCTGGTCACGGCGCGGCTGTCGGTGCACTGGCGCGACCTCAACAACTTCCTGCCGTTCCTGACCCGGTTCTTCTTCTACACGACCGGCATCTTCTTCAGCATCGAGAAGCGGTTCGCCGAGCACCCGACGCTGGTGAAGATCACCGACGCCCAACCCGTCCACGAGTTCCTGAGCATCGCGCGCGGCATCCTGCTGCAGGGCCCCGACTACCACGTCGACAACCGCTACTGGCTGTTCGCCACGGCCTGGTCGCTCGGCCTGTTCGCGTTCGGGGTCTGGTTCTTCTGGCGCGCCGAGGAGAGGTACGGCCGTGTCGACTGA
- a CDS encoding LCP family protein has protein sequence MSHRASLLGRGYQDQHLDSPRVRFRRALLLCLMTVVLPGSGHLAIGKKIVGWVAVTAWVAAVCGGVWLLVTYRTDRAQVLDWFTDPDILLTARVGLVVVAVLWAALFVDAWRLASPYSLNFARAALITVINVAIIGGVAGSTAYASQVIKVSRETVTTVFPDDVPTSTPLKGRYNILLVGSDARGDREGVRPDSLTVASVDADSGKVVLVSLPRNLQNVPFSKGSPMRQLYPYGYNCGSECLLNAVHTEAQNRPDLYPDSDDPGLDATIDAIEGATDLKVNYFVMVNLNGFKGLVDAVGGVEMDVESPIAMFGHDDAYKQTYIPAGRRTLDGQEALWYARSRVQSDDYTRMGRQKCLMAAMADQLSPTKVLTNATKIAQSGKELLSTNIPRKELGQFADLALKSRGSKIRTVSVVPPEFNTVTPDYDAIHAAIQMAIDTSEGVRKPTGTAPKQPNARKANNSDDLDADC, from the coding sequence ATGTCGCATCGCGCGAGTCTCCTGGGCCGCGGCTACCAGGACCAGCACCTGGACTCGCCGCGCGTCCGGTTCCGGCGCGCCCTGCTGCTCTGCCTGATGACGGTCGTCCTCCCGGGTTCGGGGCACCTCGCGATCGGCAAGAAGATCGTCGGCTGGGTCGCGGTGACGGCATGGGTGGCTGCTGTCTGCGGTGGCGTCTGGTTGCTCGTGACGTACCGCACCGACCGCGCCCAGGTGCTCGACTGGTTCACCGATCCCGACATCCTGCTGACCGCGCGGGTGGGCCTGGTGGTGGTCGCGGTGCTGTGGGCTGCGCTGTTCGTGGACGCGTGGCGCCTCGCCTCGCCGTACAGCCTCAACTTCGCCCGGGCCGCCCTGATCACCGTGATCAACGTGGCGATCATCGGCGGCGTCGCCGGGTCCACGGCGTACGCGTCGCAGGTCATCAAGGTGTCGCGCGAGACGGTCACGACGGTGTTCCCGGACGACGTCCCGACGTCGACGCCGCTCAAGGGGCGCTACAACATCCTGCTCGTCGGCTCGGACGCCCGCGGGGACCGCGAGGGGGTCCGCCCGGACTCGCTCACCGTCGCCAGCGTCGACGCGGACAGCGGCAAGGTCGTCCTCGTCTCGCTGCCGCGCAACCTGCAGAACGTCCCGTTCTCCAAGGGCAGCCCGATGCGGCAGCTCTACCCGTACGGGTACAACTGCGGGTCCGAGTGCCTGCTGAACGCGGTGCACACCGAGGCGCAGAACCGCCCGGACCTGTACCCGGACAGTGACGACCCGGGCCTGGACGCCACGATCGACGCCATCGAGGGTGCGACCGACCTCAAGGTCAACTACTTCGTGATGGTCAACCTCAACGGGTTCAAGGGCCTCGTCGACGCCGTCGGTGGCGTCGAGATGGACGTGGAGTCGCCGATCGCGATGTTCGGCCACGACGACGCGTACAAGCAGACGTACATCCCGGCCGGACGGCGCACGCTCGACGGCCAGGAGGCGCTCTGGTACGCCCGCAGCCGCGTCCAGTCCGACGACTACACGCGCATGGGACGGCAGAAGTGCCTCATGGCGGCGATGGCCGACCAGCTGAGCCCGACCAAGGTCCTGACGAATGCGACCAAGATCGCGCAGTCGGGCAAGGAGCTGCTGAGCACCAACATCCCGCGCAAGGAGCTCGGCCAGTTCGCCGACCTCGCCCTGAAGTCACGGGGCTCCAAGATCCGCACGGTGTCTGTCGTCCCGCCCGAGTTCAACACCGTGACGCCGGACTACGACGCGATCCACGCCGCGATCCAGATGGCCATCGACACGTCCGAGGGTGTCCGCAAGCCCACCGGTACCGCCCCGAAGCAGCCGAACGCCCGCAAGGCCAACAACTCCGACGACCTCGACGCGGACTGCTGA